In Xyrauchen texanus isolate HMW12.3.18 chromosome 27, RBS_HiC_50CHRs, whole genome shotgun sequence, one genomic interval encodes:
- the LOC127621019 gene encoding matrix metalloproteinase-19-like encodes MMNTPRCGLMDPFNRILKYRILGHWRKKRLTYRIYNYSPHLGFTKSRAAIQAAFRYWSDVTPLQLQVEVSRGHADIQISFHRKDKGCAAPFDGPGKPVERPATDPRPLDGHPSVLDPCTAVPDAVMWGPLQKTFVFNGHHVWTLSDSGYNAPVRINALWKELPGNISAAVHSQRTNKSYFLKGDKVWRYSGFKLDRGYPKQLLIPPNIHAAFYLHSFKSLVFIKGSEFWLWDELGSGKDLLRYPKPVSQLITGLPSDPDAAFTWTNGHVYVFKGEQYWRVSRGMFVEKGYPRRTRERWMQCDD; translated from the exons ATGATGAACACCCCCCGCTGCGGGCTGATGGACCCCTTCAACAGGATCCTGAAATATCGTATACTGG GTCACTGGCGTAAGAAGAGGTTGACCTACCGCATCTACAACTATTCACCTCATCTGGGTTTCACTAAATCACGAGCGGCGATTCAAGCCGCCTTCAGATACTGGAGCGACGTCACGCCTCTTCAATTACAGGTTGAGGTCAGCAGAGGTCACGCGGACATTCAGATCTCCTTCCACAGGAAAGACAAGGGTTGTGCGGCTCCTTTCGATGGACCAG GAAAACCTGTGGAGAGACCGGCCACTGACCCAAGACCCTTAGATGGCCACCCTTCTGTCCTGGACCCCTGCACCGCGGTACCGGACGCTGTCATGTGGG GgcctcttcagaagacatttgtaTTCAACGGTCATCACGTGTGGACACTCTCAGATTCCGGTTATAACGCTCCCGTTAGGATTAATGCACTGTGGAAAGAGCTGCCCGGCAACATTAGTGCAGCTGTACACTCGCAACGAACCAACAAATCCTATTTTCTGAAAG GGGATAAAGTCTGGAGATATTCTGGATTTAAGCTGGACCGTGGTTACCCAAAACAACTCCTCATTCCGCCCAACATACATGCGGCTTTCTACCTCCACAGCTTCAAAAGTCTCGTCTTCATAAAG GGATCAGAGTTTTGGCTTTGGGATGAACTTGGATCAGGTAAAGATCTCCTGCGTTACCCAAAACCAGTCTCGCAGCTGATCACCGGTTTACCCTCAGATCCAGACGCAGCCTTCACTTGGACAAATGGACACGTCTATGTGTTCAAAGGAGAGCAGTACTGGCGCGTGAGTCGTGGGATGTTTGTTGAGAAGGGTTACCCACGCCGCACCAGAGAGAGATGGATGCAGTGTGACGATTAA
- the LOC127621020 gene encoding partner of Y14 and mago B-like isoform X2, which yields MDTSRRRSYENKYVKFFKSKPDLPPGMNPDDAALARQQQQQVSGGTDSAGLSKTAKRNMKRKEKRKQQNEQEASVEVESLSQDMDGMNIAAEEVRVNPDGTDLAAAAVEKAKKIKNLRKKLRQVEDLQQKVDCGELKSPSKEQLDKLERGEALRAELQQLEGHL from the exons ATGGATACGTCCCGCAGGAGGAG TTATGAGAACAAGtatgtgaagttctttaagagtAAACCAGACTTGCCGCCGGGCATGAACCCTGATGATGCCGCTTTGGCccgacagcagcagcagcaggttTCGGGTGGAACAGACAGTGCTGGACTCTCCAAAACAGCCAAACGCAACATGAAGCGCAAAGAAAAACGCAAACAACAAAACGAGCAAGAAGCCAGTGTGGAAGTGGAGAGCTTGAGTCAAGACATGGATGGCATGAATATTGCTGCAGAAGAGGTGAGGGTTAACCCTGATGGCACAGATCTGGCCGCAGCTGCCGTAGAGAAAGCCAAGAAGATCAAGAACCTGCGGAAGAAGCTGCGTCAAGTCGAGGACCTCCAGCAGAAGGTGGATTGTGGAGAGCTGAAAAGCCCCAGCAAAGAACAGCTGGACAAACTGGAGCGGGGCGAGGCGTTACGGGCGGAGCTTCAGCAGCTGGAAGGGCATTTGTGA
- the LOC127621020 gene encoding partner of Y14 and mago B-like isoform X1: MATPYVTDESGKYIAATQRPDGTWRKPRRVKDGYVPQEEVPVYENKYVKFFKSKPDLPPGMNPDDAALARQQQQQVSGGTDSAGLSKTAKRNMKRKEKRKQQNEQEASVEVESLSQDMDGMNIAAEEVRVNPDGTDLAAAAVEKAKKIKNLRKKLRQVEDLQQKVDCGELKSPSKEQLDKLERGEALRAELQQLEGHL; the protein is encoded by the exons ATGGCGACCCCCTATGTAACAGATGAATCTG GGAAATATATCGCCGCCACCCAGCGACCGGACGGGACGTGGAGGAAACCGCGGCGGGTGAAGGATGGATACGTCCCGCAGGAGGAGGTACCGGT TTATGAGAACAAGtatgtgaagttctttaagagtAAACCAGACTTGCCGCCGGGCATGAACCCTGATGATGCCGCTTTGGCccgacagcagcagcagcaggttTCGGGTGGAACAGACAGTGCTGGACTCTCCAAAACAGCCAAACGCAACATGAAGCGCAAAGAAAAACGCAAACAACAAAACGAGCAAGAAGCCAGTGTGGAAGTGGAGAGCTTGAGTCAAGACATGGATGGCATGAATATTGCTGCAGAAGAGGTGAGGGTTAACCCTGATGGCACAGATCTGGCCGCAGCTGCCGTAGAGAAAGCCAAGAAGATCAAGAACCTGCGGAAGAAGCTGCGTCAAGTCGAGGACCTCCAGCAGAAGGTGGATTGTGGAGAGCTGAAAAGCCCCAGCAAAGAACAGCTGGACAAACTGGAGCGGGGCGAGGCGTTACGGGCGGAGCTTCAGCAGCTGGAAGGGCATTTGTGA